The following coding sequences are from one Pusillimonas sp. DMV24BSW_D window:
- the istB gene encoding IS21-like element helper ATPase IstB has translation MNLQHNRIEQLCDVLKLERIASEWPAIAQQCAREDASHSDFLERLLGMENDARIERQRTALMKIATLPSVKTIEDYDFAFASGAPRAQIQELAALTFIERAENIVFLGPSGVGKSHLAQALAYRAVMAGIKTRFLTAADLMMQLATAHKQDRLKQYFNRAIIGPRLLIIDEIGYLPFGREQANLFFNVVAQRYERTSIIVTSNLPFSQWSSCFAEDQTLTAALLDRLLHHAHIVQIAGESYRLKDKRKAGNIKVKN, from the coding sequence ATGAATCTGCAACACAACCGGATCGAGCAGTTATGTGATGTACTGAAGCTGGAGCGCATCGCCAGTGAGTGGCCCGCCATTGCTCAGCAGTGCGCCCGCGAGGACGCCAGCCATAGCGATTTTCTGGAGCGTTTGCTGGGTATGGAGAACGACGCCCGGATTGAACGCCAGCGTACCGCACTGATGAAGATTGCCACATTACCGTCGGTCAAGACCATTGAGGATTATGACTTCGCCTTTGCAAGCGGCGCCCCTCGTGCTCAGATTCAAGAACTGGCAGCCTTGACCTTTATCGAGCGTGCCGAGAATATTGTGTTCCTCGGCCCAAGCGGCGTGGGCAAGAGCCACTTGGCGCAAGCCTTGGCGTACCGGGCTGTGATGGCTGGCATTAAAACCCGCTTCCTGACTGCCGCTGATCTGATGATGCAGTTGGCCACGGCTCATAAACAAGATCGACTTAAGCAGTACTTTAACCGCGCCATCATAGGGCCGCGATTGTTGATTATCGACGAGATCGGCTATTTGCCCTTCGGGCGCGAACAAGCAAATCTCTTCTTTAACGTGGTGGCCCAGCGCTATGAGCGAACCAGTATCATCGTCACCAGCAATCTGCCCTTTAGCCAATGGTCTTCATGCTTTGCTGAAGATCAAACCCTGACCGCCGCCTTGCTTGACCGGTTGCTGCACCACGCCCATATCGTGCAGATTGCTGGCGAAAGCTATCGGCTCAAAGACAAACGAAAGGCGGGAAATATCAAGGTAAAAAATTAA
- the mauJ gene encoding methylamine utilization protein MauJ, producing the protein MRCVANFEIASDLSVVSDGQILSICDPRDAFKALIRNIPRSEFTTPFLLSLHIYFDAAALDNAAGVADDHLATCLNMLAFTTGASFRKHRIKQIVNAEPSSKDAMRDVHMWSDRIEYSDPQPFLASKHAKTIERLLEFDIPPAIRRALRWYRLGIDASVPDDQFTYFWFALEIVAEFQKPTAKVNDKCPRCQSALYCERCETHPQHKPYAKQAIRALLMAADEGCDEEMVALLDNTRNSLMHGETLKEIEGSLPDPHESVIDTLGQLLWKALVIQFPKEMFDFSLVMGLPSTYVHYERTAVAKVQTVVPVDADGYFDLNFTGIVLEMKPLAPPQSALPFVVRMTSEQFNLLRKLHFQKGDHQEMLERIQRNAREQDGHFYALVISTDMAVINSAIQNGEAGEWQDLFRQFLDTARVLC; encoded by the coding sequence ATGCGATGCGTAGCGAATTTCGAAATTGCTTCGGACTTGTCGGTTGTATCTGATGGTCAAATTTTGAGCATCTGTGACCCTCGCGACGCGTTCAAAGCTCTGATCCGGAACATTCCGCGCTCCGAGTTCACGACGCCCTTTTTGCTCTCGTTGCATATCTACTTCGATGCAGCGGCGTTGGATAACGCCGCTGGAGTCGCGGATGATCACTTAGCTACTTGCCTCAATATGCTTGCATTCACGACCGGTGCTAGTTTTCGAAAGCATAGGATAAAGCAAATTGTCAATGCGGAACCGTCTTCAAAAGACGCAATGAGAGATGTGCACATGTGGAGCGATCGGATTGAATATAGCGATCCTCAGCCGTTCCTCGCCAGTAAGCACGCTAAGACAATCGAACGTTTGTTGGAGTTTGATATTCCGCCAGCTATAAGGCGCGCTCTGCGATGGTATCGACTAGGAATAGACGCTTCAGTGCCGGACGATCAATTCACCTACTTTTGGTTTGCTTTGGAGATTGTAGCCGAATTTCAGAAACCAACTGCGAAGGTTAATGACAAATGCCCGCGCTGTCAGTCTGCGCTCTATTGTGAGCGGTGCGAAACGCACCCACAGCATAAGCCGTACGCAAAACAAGCTATTCGAGCTTTGTTGATGGCTGCGGATGAGGGGTGCGACGAAGAAATGGTGGCCCTTCTCGATAACACCCGTAATAGCCTCATGCACGGGGAGACTCTTAAGGAAATCGAAGGTTCGTTGCCAGACCCTCATGAAAGTGTGATCGACACGCTGGGGCAACTATTGTGGAAGGCACTAGTCATACAGTTTCCTAAAGAAATGTTCGATTTTTCCTTGGTGATGGGGTTGCCGTCTACATATGTGCATTACGAGAGGACAGCTGTAGCTAAAGTCCAAACTGTTGTGCCTGTGGACGCTGACGGTTATTTTGATCTGAACTTCACGGGCATAGTTTTGGAGATGAAACCGCTGGCGCCGCCGCAAAGTGCTCTACCGTTTGTGGTGAGAATGACCAGCGAACAGTTCAACCTCCTAAGAAAGCTCCATTTCCAAAAAGGCGATCATCAAGAAATGCTAGAGCGTATTCAAAGAAATGCCAGAGAGCAAGACGGTCACTTCTATGCGCTGGTTATTTCCACCGACATGGCGGTGATCAATAGTGCCATACAGAACGGAGAAGCGGGCGAGTGGCAGGATCTTTTTCGCCAATTCCTTGATACTGCGCGGGTCCTTTGCTGA
- the dnaA gene encoding chromosomal replication initiator protein DnaA: protein MKDFWQTCIQRLEQDLPPQQISAWIRPLVPLEYDESKALLRVSAPNRFKLDWVRKNFSRQIETLATEWFDQPVQVSFELASSGNRAAPTARARSAPATPASVLNAEPALTESPAMAPEPAAPAPSPLAAATVDSVYDRSRLNTDLTFDNFVTGKANQLARAAALQVAENPGISYNPLFLYGGVGLGKTHLIHAIGNALLKADKAARVRYVHADQYVSDVVKAYQRKAFDEFKRYYHSLDLLLIDDIQFFAGKNRTQEEFFYAFEAMVAKRKQIIITSDTYPKELANIDSRLISRFDSGLTVAIEPPELEMRVAILLRKADVEGMAMPEDVAFFIAKHLRSNVRELEGALRKVLAYARFHGRDVLSVEVCKDALKDLLSVSNGQITVENIQKTVADYYKIKVADMYSKRRPANIAMPRQVAMYLAKELTQKSLPEIGDLFGGRDHTTVLHAVRKISEARSKNPELNHALHVLEQTLKG, encoded by the coding sequence ATGAAAGATTTTTGGCAGACCTGTATTCAACGCCTGGAGCAAGACCTACCCCCGCAGCAAATCAGTGCCTGGATTCGTCCTCTGGTTCCGCTGGAGTACGACGAGTCCAAGGCGTTGTTGCGCGTGTCTGCGCCGAACCGTTTCAAGCTCGACTGGGTTCGCAAGAATTTTTCTCGTCAAATTGAAACTCTGGCAACGGAATGGTTTGATCAACCCGTGCAGGTGTCGTTCGAACTGGCTTCTTCGGGCAACCGTGCGGCGCCCACCGCGCGCGCGCGCTCGGCACCCGCTACCCCGGCTTCGGTGCTGAATGCGGAACCGGCGCTTACTGAGTCTCCTGCCATGGCGCCCGAACCCGCCGCGCCGGCGCCCTCTCCGTTGGCGGCGGCCACGGTTGATTCCGTTTACGACCGCTCGCGGCTGAACACCGATTTAACCTTCGACAATTTCGTTACCGGTAAAGCCAACCAGCTGGCCCGCGCGGCCGCGCTGCAAGTGGCCGAAAACCCCGGCATATCTTATAACCCGCTGTTCTTGTATGGCGGTGTGGGTTTGGGTAAAACCCACCTTATTCACGCCATTGGCAACGCCCTGTTGAAGGCCGACAAAGCCGCCAGGGTGCGTTATGTGCATGCCGACCAGTACGTGTCCGATGTGGTGAAGGCCTACCAGCGTAAGGCCTTCGATGAATTCAAGCGTTATTACCATTCGCTCGATTTATTGCTTATCGACGATATTCAATTCTTCGCGGGCAAGAACCGCACGCAGGAAGAGTTTTTCTACGCGTTTGAAGCCATGGTGGCCAAACGCAAACAAATTATTATTACGTCCGACACCTACCCCAAGGAGCTGGCGAATATCGACAGCCGCCTTATCTCGCGCTTCGACTCGGGCTTAACCGTGGCCATTGAGCCGCCCGAGCTGGAAATGCGGGTGGCGATTTTGCTGCGCAAGGCCGATGTGGAAGGCATGGCCATGCCTGAAGATGTGGCTTTCTTTATTGCCAAGCATTTGCGCAGCAATGTGCGTGAGCTGGAAGGTGCCCTGCGTAAAGTGTTGGCTTATGCGCGTTTTCACGGCCGCGATGTGTTGTCGGTGGAAGTGTGCAAAGACGCCCTGAAAGACCTGCTGTCGGTGTCCAACGGGCAAATTACGGTGGAAAACATTCAGAAAACCGTGGCCGATTATTACAAAATCAAAGTGGCTGATATGTATTCCAAACGGCGTCCGGCAAATATTGCCATGCCGCGCCAGGTGGCCATGTACCTGGCCAAAGAATTAACGCAGAAAAGCTTGCCTGAAATTGGCGATCTGTTCGGCGGGCGGGATCACACGACGGTGCTGCATGCCGTTCGAAAAATTTCCGAAGCGAGGTCAAAAAACCCAGAACTCAATCATGCTTTGCATGTGTTGGAACAAACCCTAAAAGGATAA
- the gyrB gene encoding DNA topoisomerase (ATP-hydrolyzing) subunit B — translation MSDSTVNTPEVDYGAESIKMLKGLEAVRKRPGMYIGDTSDGTGLHHMVFEVVDNAIDEALAGYCDDIVVTIHADNSISVSDNGRGIPTDIHKDDEFGRSAAEIVMTELHAGGKFDHNSYKVSGGLHGVGVSCVNALSEWLRLSIWRNGETHEMEFRRGERVEPLHVTGTTTQQGTRVHFLADDTIFENVEYHHDILAKRLRELSFLNNGVKIRLIDERDGKEDNFAFSGGVKGFVEYINRTKTPLHSNVFAVSTESKVNEELIGVDVAMQWNDSYSETVLCFTNNIPQRDGGTHLTGLRAAMTRVLNKYIADNELAKKAKIDTTGDDMREGLACVLSVKVPDPKFSSQTKDKLVSSEVRPAVEEAVARTLETWLLENPNDAKALCNKIIDAARARDAARRAREMTRRKSVLEGAGLPGKLADCQEKDPALSEIYIVEGDSAGGSAKQGRDRKFQAILPLRGKVLNVEKARFDRLIASEAITTLITALGTSIGPDFNIEKLRYHRIIIMTDADVDGAHIRTLLLTLFYRQMPELVARGHIYIAQPPLYKVKMGRDERYLQDDHEEAKYMMEVALKDTALTPREGAEPITGDALSELARQYILADAVIERLSRQMDEQALSAMAEGVEIHLDDETQAKESAQRLQDALAGSAVLSRVTVDAEQPEEDGPWRLVLRRLHHGNVRVSVFDRTFVRGADYAVLSRSAKTFLGLLGKGAVIRRGEGDKQKEKYVSDFRQVVLWLRSEAERAVSKQRYKGLGEMNPQQLWETTMDPKVRRLWRVQIEDAIAADELFTTLMGDHVEPRRAFIETHALQAGNIDT, via the coding sequence ATGTCAGACTCAACCGTGAATACACCTGAAGTGGATTATGGTGCCGAATCAATCAAAATGCTTAAGGGGCTTGAGGCAGTACGCAAGCGCCCTGGCATGTACATTGGCGATACGTCCGACGGTACCGGTTTGCACCACATGGTGTTCGAAGTGGTCGACAACGCGATCGACGAAGCGTTGGCCGGCTATTGCGACGACATTGTCGTTACCATTCACGCCGACAACAGCATTTCGGTAAGCGACAACGGGCGGGGCATTCCCACCGATATTCACAAAGACGACGAATTCGGCCGCAGCGCGGCGGAAATCGTGATGACCGAACTGCACGCCGGCGGGAAGTTCGACCACAACTCGTACAAGGTGTCCGGGGGTCTGCACGGTGTGGGCGTGTCGTGCGTGAATGCGTTGTCGGAATGGTTGCGCCTAAGCATCTGGCGTAACGGTGAAACCCATGAAATGGAGTTTCGTCGCGGCGAACGGGTTGAGCCTTTGCATGTAACCGGCACCACCACACAGCAAGGTACGCGGGTGCACTTCCTTGCCGACGACACCATTTTCGAAAACGTGGAGTATCACCACGACATTCTGGCCAAGCGCCTGCGTGAACTGTCGTTCCTGAATAACGGCGTAAAAATTCGCCTGATTGATGAACGCGACGGCAAGGAAGACAACTTCGCCTTCTCGGGTGGCGTGAAAGGGTTCGTGGAATACATTAACCGCACGAAAACCCCCCTGCATTCGAATGTGTTCGCGGTGAGCACTGAGTCGAAGGTGAACGAGGAGCTCATTGGCGTTGACGTGGCCATGCAATGGAACGACAGCTACTCCGAAACGGTGCTGTGTTTTACCAATAACATTCCCCAGCGCGACGGCGGCACCCACTTAACCGGTTTGCGCGCCGCCATGACGCGTGTCTTGAACAAATACATTGCCGACAACGAATTGGCCAAGAAAGCCAAAATCGACACCACCGGTGACGACATGCGCGAAGGCCTGGCCTGCGTGTTGTCGGTGAAAGTACCCGACCCGAAATTCAGCAGCCAAACCAAAGACAAGCTGGTTTCCAGTGAAGTGCGCCCCGCCGTTGAAGAGGCCGTGGCCCGTACGCTGGAAACCTGGCTGCTTGAAAACCCGAACGACGCCAAGGCGCTGTGCAACAAAATTATTGACGCCGCCCGGGCACGCGACGCAGCCCGCCGCGCACGTGAAATGACACGCCGTAAAAGCGTGCTGGAAGGCGCAGGCTTGCCGGGTAAACTGGCCGACTGCCAGGAAAAAGACCCGGCGCTAAGCGAAATTTACATTGTGGAGGGGGACTCGGCCGGGGGCTCCGCCAAACAAGGGCGCGACCGTAAATTCCAGGCTATTTTGCCCCTGCGCGGCAAGGTGCTGAATGTGGAAAAAGCCCGCTTCGATCGCCTGATTGCCAGCGAAGCCATTACCACCCTTATTACGGCGTTAGGTACCAGCATTGGGCCCGATTTCAATATCGAGAAGCTGCGTTACCACCGCATTATTATCATGACCGACGCCGACGTGGACGGCGCGCACATTCGTACGTTGTTGCTTACTTTGTTCTACCGGCAAATGCCGGAACTGGTTGCGCGTGGGCATATTTACATTGCCCAGCCGCCTTTGTACAAAGTGAAGATGGGCCGCGACGAGCGTTACCTGCAAGACGACCACGAAGAAGCAAAGTACATGATGGAAGTGGCGCTGAAAGACACCGCGCTCACCCCGCGTGAAGGCGCCGAGCCCATTACCGGTGATGCCTTGTCGGAACTGGCGCGCCAGTACATTTTGGCCGATGCGGTGATTGAACGCTTGTCGCGCCAGATGGATGAACAGGCTTTGTCGGCCATGGCCGAGGGCGTGGAAATTCACCTGGACGATGAAACCCAGGCAAAAGAGTCGGCCCAGCGCTTGCAGGATGCCCTGGCGGGTTCTGCCGTGCTAAGCCGCGTAACGGTGGATGCCGAGCAACCCGAGGAAGACGGCCCGTGGCGTTTGGTATTGCGTCGTTTGCATCACGGCAATGTGCGCGTAAGCGTGTTCGACCGCACCTTTGTGCGCGGTGCCGATTATGCGGTGTTGTCGCGTTCGGCGAAAACCTTCCTTGGCCTGTTGGGCAAGGGCGCGGTGATTCGCCGTGGCGAGGGCGACAAGCAGAAAGAGAAGTATGTGAGCGACTTCCGCCAGGTGGTGCTGTGGTTACGTTCCGAGGCCGAGCGTGCGGTAAGCAAGCAGCGCTATAAGGGTCTGGGCGAGATGAACCCGCAACAGTTGTGGGAAACCACGATGGATCCGAAGGTGCGACGCTTGTGGCGTGTGCAGATTGAGGATGCGATTGCGGCGGATGAGTTGTTCACCACGCTGATGGGCGACCATGTTGAGCCAAGGCGCGCGTTTATTGAAACGCATGCGTTGCAGGCGGGGAATATTGATACTTGA
- the yidC gene encoding membrane protein insertase YidC gives MDIRRTLLWIVFTFSLLLLWNNWQIHNGQPSLLGGGPTQTASTQAPDNGSQTSQSAGTTNSTGNIPEGVPAGSQAATENVPAQTTQTEQGAQGELVSVTTDVYDLTFNTQGAQLVKAQLLDFTGFDGEDSPMMLLDNSPSSIYVAQTGVVGAPQGTQFPTHLTPFRMVSSETSLTGDYLDVVFEAESGNLKVTKTYRLEKGSYNIHVRHDVENLGNQPVEPSVYLQLTRDGNDPPDSSFFYNTFTGPAVYSEQEKYQKIDFSDIQENKAKYIKQADNGWIAMVQHYFASAWVPTQGQTRYNEALRVGNNLYSIRAIEPMGTVAPGETATAQSQLWVGPQDQGAMEKVAPGLSVVVDYGFLTIIAKPLFELMTWIHSFVGNWGWTIVLLTLLIKLVFYPLSAASYRSMAKMKQVTPRLQALREKFGDDRAKLNQAMMEMYRTEKINPLGGCLPMVVQIPVFIALYWVLLGSVEMRGAPWILWIHDLSARDPWFILPAVMMGTMFLQIKLNPTPPDPMQARIMMLMPLVFGGMMFFFPAGLVLYWCVNNIISIAQQRYIMHKLEKQKQQAQR, from the coding sequence ATGGATATCCGACGCACCCTCCTCTGGATTGTATTTACGTTCTCACTGCTGTTGCTATGGAATAACTGGCAAATTCACAACGGCCAGCCGTCGCTATTGGGGGGAGGGCCAACGCAAACCGCGTCTACCCAGGCGCCCGATAACGGCAGCCAAACCAGCCAAAGCGCTGGAACCACCAACAGCACCGGTAATATTCCGGAAGGTGTGCCGGCCGGCAGCCAGGCGGCAACCGAGAACGTTCCCGCGCAAACCACCCAAACCGAACAGGGTGCACAGGGCGAACTGGTGTCGGTTACCACCGATGTATACGACCTGACTTTCAACACGCAGGGCGCGCAGCTGGTAAAAGCGCAATTGCTTGATTTCACCGGTTTCGATGGTGAAGACAGCCCCATGATGCTGCTCGACAATTCGCCCTCCTCTATTTATGTGGCGCAAACCGGCGTAGTCGGCGCACCGCAAGGCACGCAATTCCCCACGCACTTAACGCCTTTTCGCATGGTTTCTTCAGAAACCAGTCTTACCGGCGATTACCTCGACGTTGTTTTCGAAGCCGAATCCGGCAACTTGAAAGTCACGAAAACCTACCGGTTGGAAAAGGGCAGCTACAACATTCACGTGCGGCACGATGTTGAAAACCTGGGTAATCAGCCGGTTGAGCCGTCGGTTTACCTGCAGCTGACGCGCGACGGTAACGACCCACCCGACAGCTCTTTCTTCTACAACACCTTCACCGGCCCAGCCGTTTATTCCGAACAGGAAAAATATCAAAAAATCGACTTTTCCGACATTCAGGAAAACAAGGCGAAATACATCAAGCAGGCCGACAATGGCTGGATTGCCATGGTGCAGCACTATTTCGCCAGCGCCTGGGTACCCACTCAAGGGCAAACACGCTACAACGAAGCGCTGCGCGTAGGCAACAACCTGTACTCCATTCGTGCCATTGAGCCCATGGGCACGGTTGCGCCGGGTGAAACCGCCACTGCGCAATCGCAACTTTGGGTTGGCCCGCAAGACCAGGGCGCCATGGAAAAAGTGGCTCCTGGGTTGAGTGTGGTGGTCGACTACGGCTTCCTCACCATTATTGCCAAACCCTTGTTCGAACTGATGACCTGGATTCACAGTTTTGTGGGTAACTGGGGCTGGACAATCGTTCTGCTGACGCTGCTCATCAAACTGGTGTTCTACCCGCTGTCGGCGGCCAGCTATCGCTCCATGGCGAAAATGAAGCAGGTAACGCCGCGCTTGCAAGCCTTGCGCGAGAAGTTCGGCGACGACCGCGCCAAGCTGAACCAGGCCATGATGGAGATGTACCGTACCGAAAAAATCAACCCATTGGGCGGATGCTTGCCCATGGTGGTGCAGATTCCGGTGTTTATTGCCTTGTACTGGGTACTGCTGGGTAGCGTGGAAATGCGCGGCGCCCCCTGGATTCTCTGGATTCACGACCTGTCGGCCCGCGACCCCTGGTTCATTCTGCCTGCCGTCATGATGGGCACCATGTTCCTGCAAATTAAGTTGAACCCCACACCGCCCGACCCCATGCAGGCCCGCATTATGATGCTGATGCCTTTGGTATTCGGCGGCATGATGTTCTTCTTCCCCGCCGGGCTGGTGCTGTACTGGTGCGTGAACAACATTATTTCCATTGCTCAGCAGCGCTACATTATGCATAAGCTGGAAAAACAGAAACAGCAAGCTCAGCGTTAA
- the yidD gene encoding membrane protein insertion efficiency factor YidD has translation MLKKLFIAPIRFYRYFLSPWFGNSCRFTPTCSAYAIEAIEKHGPIKGWGLALYRIGRCNPWCKGGHDPVPNSNHQH, from the coding sequence ATGCTGAAAAAGCTGTTTATTGCGCCCATCCGTTTTTACCGCTACTTTTTAAGCCCCTGGTTTGGCAACAGTTGCCGCTTTACACCCACGTGTTCGGCATACGCCATCGAGGCCATTGAAAAGCATGGGCCCATTAAAGGGTGGGGGTTGGCGCTGTACCGAATAGGGCGTTGCAACCCCTGGTGTAAAGGGGGGCACGACCCTGTTCCAAATTCGAATCATCAGCACTAA
- the rpmH gene encoding 50S ribosomal protein L34, whose protein sequence is MKRTFQPSVTRRKRTHGFRVRMKTRGGRAVINARRAKGRKRLAV, encoded by the coding sequence ATGAAACGCACATTTCAACCTTCCGTTACTCGTCGCAAGCGCACACACGGCTTTCGCGTACGCATGAAAACCCGTGGCGGCCGCGCTGTCATTAACGCTCGCCGCGCCAAAGGCCGCAAGCGTCTGGCTGTTTAA
- the dnaN gene encoding DNA polymerase III subunit beta, which yields MQFVQTTRDALLKPLSTVAGIVERRNTMPILANVLLRKEGNSVSFLATDLEVQITTHADFGVGDESESTTVAARKLMDILRALPEDEISLSLTSGKLNIQSGKSRFALQTLSANDYPTVSQPEQFDVSFSLAQKTLKQLFNQVHFSMAQQDIRYYLNGLLFVFEPGFVRAVATDGHRLAHSATAAEGITQKHDVIVPRKTVLEMQRLLGETDDPVQIDVSSGQIRFRFNDVELISKLVEGKFPDYTRVIPTTYTRHFMVDRERLQGSMQRAAILTTDKLKGVRFQLGDNVLKVSSSNAEQEEAQEEIDVDYSHEPLDVGFNVSYLLDVLANMKSDMVRWSVQPDANASALITSPDDEHFKYVVMPMRI from the coding sequence ATGCAATTCGTACAAACAACAAGAGATGCGTTGCTGAAACCGTTGTCTACGGTGGCCGGCATTGTTGAGCGTCGCAATACCATGCCTATTCTGGCCAATGTATTGTTGCGCAAGGAAGGCAACAGTGTGTCGTTTTTGGCCACCGATCTGGAAGTACAAATTACCACGCACGCCGATTTCGGCGTGGGCGATGAATCGGAATCCACCACGGTGGCGGCGCGCAAGCTAATGGACATTTTGCGCGCCCTGCCCGAAGATGAAATTAGCTTAAGCCTAACCAGCGGCAAGTTGAACATTCAGTCGGGCAAAAGCCGTTTTGCCTTGCAAACCTTGTCGGCCAACGACTACCCCACGGTGTCGCAGCCGGAACAGTTCGACGTGTCGTTTTCATTAGCGCAAAAAACACTGAAGCAGCTGTTTAACCAGGTGCATTTTTCCATGGCCCAGCAAGACATTCGTTACTACCTGAATGGCTTGCTGTTTGTGTTCGAACCTGGTTTCGTGCGCGCCGTGGCCACCGACGGCCACCGCCTGGCCCATAGCGCCACCGCGGCCGAAGGCATTACCCAGAAGCACGACGTGATTGTGCCGCGCAAAACTGTATTGGAAATGCAGCGCCTGCTGGGTGAAACCGACGACCCGGTGCAAATCGACGTGTCATCGGGGCAGATTCGTTTCCGTTTCAACGATGTCGAACTCATTTCCAAACTGGTGGAAGGCAAGTTCCCCGATTACACCCGCGTAATCCCCACCACCTATACACGCCATTTCATGGTCGACCGCGAGCGTTTGCAGGGCAGTATGCAACGTGCCGCCATTCTGACCACCGACAAGTTGAAAGGCGTGCGTTTCCAGTTGGGCGACAACGTGCTGAAAGTGTCTTCTTCGAACGCCGAACAGGAAGAAGCCCAGGAAGAAATCGACGTCGATTACAGCCACGAACCCCTGGATGTGGGTTTTAACGTAAGCTACCTGCTGGACGTACTGGCCAACATGAAGTCGGACATGGTGCGCTGGTCGGTTCAACCCGACGCCAACGCGTCTGCACTTATTACATCGCCCGACGACGAGCATTTCAAATATGTCGTCATGCCGATGCGCATTTAA
- the istA gene encoding IS21 family transposase encodes MLTQEQAVEIKVMARRGVSIREMARQLGCSRNTIRRYLREADAQQYRPRNARPTKLDPYKDYLHGRIEAARPHWIPAAVLLREIRELGYPGGVTQLKEFLNGYKRQESEPVVRFETPPGKQMQADFTHIRRGRDPLLAFVATLGYSRSSWVRFTTDERADTWFGCLRQAFIYFGGVPEHVLFDNAGAIIIERDAYGDGHHRWHGGLLAVAQEFGFIPRVCQPYRAKTKGKVERFNGYLKGSFCVPLAATLKQAGLRFDATAANAHIGRWLTEVADQRLHGTTGERPAKRLQEERLTLLPLPQQHQSILVPAASQRPVPLESFQHPLSVYNELLEVRA; translated from the coding sequence ATGTTGACTCAGGAGCAAGCAGTGGAGATCAAGGTAATGGCGCGTCGAGGCGTCAGTATTAGGGAGATGGCCCGGCAGTTGGGCTGTTCGCGCAACACGATAAGGCGATACCTGCGTGAGGCAGACGCCCAGCAGTACAGACCCCGTAATGCGAGGCCAACTAAGCTGGATCCATATAAAGACTATTTGCACGGGCGAATTGAAGCTGCTCGGCCACATTGGATTCCGGCAGCCGTGCTGTTGCGAGAGATTCGCGAGCTCGGTTATCCCGGTGGCGTTACTCAACTCAAGGAGTTCCTGAACGGCTACAAACGTCAGGAGTCCGAACCGGTTGTACGTTTTGAGACGCCGCCTGGCAAACAGATGCAAGCCGATTTCACGCATATCCGGCGGGGCCGTGATCCTTTGTTGGCTTTCGTCGCTACGCTGGGCTACAGCCGTTCGAGTTGGGTACGGTTTACCACTGATGAACGCGCTGATACGTGGTTCGGGTGTCTGCGCCAGGCTTTCATCTATTTTGGTGGCGTGCCCGAGCATGTGCTGTTTGATAACGCAGGTGCCATTATCATTGAGCGCGATGCCTATGGCGATGGTCACCATCGTTGGCATGGCGGACTGCTGGCAGTGGCCCAGGAGTTTGGCTTTATCCCACGTGTTTGCCAGCCTTATCGGGCCAAGACCAAGGGTAAGGTTGAACGCTTCAACGGCTACCTGAAGGGCAGTTTCTGCGTACCGCTGGCTGCTACGCTCAAGCAGGCTGGCCTGCGGTTCGACGCAACAGCAGCAAACGCTCACATTGGCCGATGGCTGACAGAAGTAGCGGACCAACGGTTACACGGTACGACCGGGGAGCGGCCCGCCAAGAGGCTGCAAGAAGAGAGATTGACCTTGCTGCCGTTACCCCAGCAACACCAGAGCATCCTTGTGCCGGCAGCGTCTCAGCGGCCGGTTCCGTTGGAGAGTTTCCAGCACCCGCTCTCTGTCTATAACGAGTTGCTGGAGGTGCGTGCATGA
- the rnpA gene encoding ribonuclease P protein component has product MNTARATFSSAARLLRPSEYVAALKGRRVAKGALFVVSTPRGGANSPQPRLGLIIGKKQAKRAVTRNTIKRIIRESFRLQQNRLPNRDIVFRLHAKIEPCTLTALKKQVRQEADTLLKQVTKC; this is encoded by the coding sequence ATGAACACTGCGCGGGCCACCTTCTCGTCGGCGGCGCGCCTGTTGCGCCCCTCTGAATACGTTGCTGCATTAAAAGGCCGGCGCGTAGCCAAAGGGGCTTTGTTCGTTGTTTCCACCCCCAGGGGCGGCGCAAACAGCCCACAACCCCGTCTTGGGCTCATTATTGGCAAGAAACAAGCCAAACGGGCAGTCACCCGAAACACCATTAAACGCATCATTCGGGAAAGTTTTCGTCTGCAGCAAAACAGGCTTCCCAATCGCGACATCGTGTTTCGGCTGCACGCCAAAATTGAACCTTGCACGCTAACGGCACTCAAAAAACAGGTCCGCCAAGAGGCGGACACGCTTTTGAAGCAGGTTACAAAATGCTGA